GTGACGGTCGAAGTGGTCGGCGCGGTCGTGCTGCTGTCCATTCTGCTCGGTGTGCCCGCCGCGTATGCGCTTGCGCGCGTGCAGTTCCGCGGCAAGCGTTTCGCGATGCTCGTGTTCCTGCTGCCGCTAATGGTGCCACCCGTCACGTACGGCATCCCGATGGCGACCGTAATGTACAAGATCGGACTGGCGGGCACATTGAGCGGCGTGATTCTCGCCAATCTCGTGCCTGCGCTGCCCTTCGTGATTCTCGTGATGACCCCGTTCATCGAACAGATCGATCCGAACCTGGAATCGGCGGCGCGCATTTTCGGCGCGAACACGTTTCGCTATTTCCGCTACATCCTGCTGCCGCTGCTGGTACCTGGCATGCTCGCTGCGGGACTGCTGGTGCTGGTGCGTACGATCGGCATGTTCGAGCTGACGTTCTTTACGGCGGGACCGGCGACGCAGACGCTCGTCGTCGCGTTGTACTACGCGGTATTCTCGACGGGCGTGCGCGCGCCGCAGTCGATCGACGCGATGGCGATGATCTACATGGCGATCACGCTGATCTGGGTATTGATCGCGCTGCAATTCGTGAGCCCGACGCAAATCGTGTCGCGGGTGAAGGAGCAGCGCCGGTAGGGAGAAGTTGTGTCGAACCATCAGACGAACAAACGCAAGACGCCCGAAGAACTGCGCAGTCACCGCTGGTATGGCGTGAACGATCTGCGGTCGTTCGGCCACCGCTCGCGCACTGCGCAGATGGGCTACAGCCGTGAGGAATATGCGGGCAAGCCCGTCATCGCGATCCTCAACACGTGGAGCGAGATGAACCCGTGCCACACGCATTTCAGGCAACGTGTGGAAGAGGTCAAGCGCGGCATCTGGCAAGCGGGCGGCTTTCCCATCGAGCTGCCCGTGCAGACGCTCTCCGAGCCTTTCCAGAAGCCCACCACGATGCTCTATCGCAACTTCCTCGCGATGGAAGCGGAAGAGACGTTGCGCTCGTATCCCGCCGATGGCGTCGTGCTGATGGGCGGTTGCGACAAGACCACGCCCGCGCTGCTGATGGGTGCGATCTCGATGGATCTGCCCACCATCTTCCTGCCCGCCGGTCCGATGCTGCGGGGCAACTGGAATGGTGTGACGCTCGGCTCCGGTTCCGACACGTGGAAGTACTGGGCCGAATTGCGCGCGGGCAAGATCACCGAGGACGACTGGCGCGGTGTGGAAGGCGGCATCGCGCGCTCGCCGGGACATTGCATGACGATGGGCACGGCGTCGACGATGACGAGCGCCGCGGAAGCGCTCGGCTTCACGCTGCCGGGTTTCGCGTCGATTCCGGCGCCCGATTCGCGCCACGCGCAGATGTCCGCAAAAACGGGCATGCGCATCGTCGAGATGGTGTGGGAAGACCTGAAGCCGTCGGACATCCTCACGGAGCAATCGGTCGATAACGCCGTGACGACCTGCCTCGCGCTGTCGGGATCGACGAATGCGATCGTGCACATGATCGCGTTGGCGCGCCGTGCGGGTATCCAGTTGACGCTCGATCGCTACGACTCGATCTCGCGCCGCACGCCCGTGCTGGCGAACATCCGGCCGAC
This Paraburkholderia phymatum STM815 DNA region includes the following protein-coding sequences:
- the araD gene encoding L-arabinonate dehydratase, with product MSNHQTNKRKTPEELRSHRWYGVNDLRSFGHRSRTAQMGYSREEYAGKPVIAILNTWSEMNPCHTHFRQRVEEVKRGIWQAGGFPIELPVQTLSEPFQKPTTMLYRNFLAMEAEETLRSYPADGVVLMGGCDKTTPALLMGAISMDLPTIFLPAGPMLRGNWNGVTLGSGSDTWKYWAELRAGKITEDDWRGVEGGIARSPGHCMTMGTASTMTSAAEALGFTLPGFASIPAPDSRHAQMSAKTGMRIVEMVWEDLKPSDILTEQSVDNAVTTCLALSGSTNAIVHMIALARRAGIQLTLDRYDSISRRTPVLANIRPTGAYLMEDFYYAGGLPAMLAELGDLIDRSQKTVNGHTLGENLEGARIFNDDVIRRRGNPLMPDNGLAVLRGNIAPDGAVIKPGAAEPHLLVHTGRAVVFSDYNDMAARIDSDALDIDETCVIVLQHAGPVGAPGMPEWGQLPIPQKLLKKGVRDMLRISDARMSGTSYGACVLHVAPESFIGGPFALVRDGDMIELDVPQRRLNVLVSDEELARRKAGWVAPAPRFARGYGAMHQVHVLQADKGCDFDFLQRDGASGASASAGEPEIH
- a CDS encoding ABC transporter permease, with the protein product MATDHQVARPWPAAPQGQTVKSMKPHVSLRDRVYKALVWGAMIFFLLNIVLLIATVAVNSIATRWFGTLLPQGFTLHWYAQAWSDFQLAAVLWVTVEVVGAVVLLSILLGVPAAYALARVQFRGKRFAMLVFLLPLMVPPVTYGIPMATVMYKIGLAGTLSGVILANLVPALPFVILVMTPFIEQIDPNLESAARIFGANTFRYFRYILLPLLVPGMLAAGLLVLVRTIGMFELTFFTAGPATQTLVVALYYAVFSTGVRAPQSIDAMAMIYMAITLIWVLIALQFVSPTQIVSRVKEQRR